Below is a window of Spartobacteria bacterium DNA.
AAATCTTGAAGGCTCACTCAAAATATGCTGATGGGCTTAATCCCCAAGTTGAGCGGCCGCTTTTTGCTATCAATGAGCCCCAAGCCCTAACAATGCCCAGCGGGATTGTGCTGACAACCCAGAGGCTTTACTACTGTATCGTTCCCGGCAAGGCATTTTCTCTCGGATTAGGAGCGCTAAATCCAACACGCGGTAAGATTTCTATTGCGGATATTCGCAGTGTAAACATTGGGGATTCAGACTTGGCGTTAGGTTCTGCCTATCAGGGACACGATTTCTATCTGAACGGTCAAAAGCTTGGCTGGTTGAGAATGGGCACCGAAGTCACGGCAGACGATGAAGTCGAAGAATGCACGAAAGACTTATTCAATAAGTTGACCGCGCAAATATTTGGGGTGTGACGGGGTTTTTCCTGTGGAAAACATGTTGATTGGATTGGTGATGATTGCGGCAGGCATTCTTTGCCTGCTGCTGTATCTTCTTCCGGCCGTCATTGCGTTCAACCGAGGGCATGAGTATCGCTGGCCGATTTTTGCAATCAACCTCTTTGTTGGGTGGTCGTTCATCGGATGGATTGTTGCCCTGGTATGGGCGGTCATGCCCAAAGGCAAGCTGTCGTGAGCGCAGAATCCAGTCCCGGCACGAAAACTTGTCCATTCTGCGGCGAAGCGATTCTGGCGGTTGCAATCAAGTGCAAGCATTGCGCATCGAATTTGGCGACACTTCCGGTGGCTGTGTCGCCCAATCAGGGCGTGCGCCCTCCCATGCCTGCGCTGTCGCCACCAGCGGCACCTGTGCCGCCGCCGGAGATGCCGACGGGAAAATGTCCAACATGCAAAATGGATGTGCCCGTCAACACCCAGCGATGCCCGTACTGTCAAACGGATCTCAAGCCAGGGTGTTTCAAGTCGGGTTGCCTGCTGGTGATATTTGGGCTAGGTGCTCTCTTGTTCCTGGGGTTTGGGATTGCGATAGTCATTTCAGGCTTCAAGGATTAGAAGCCTAGAATTTCCGGAAAAGACGCGCGCGCCCCCACCCGAAGCCCGCAGACCTCTGAGGATGTCCGTCAATCATATTTCTGATCTTTTCAAGCCTCCCGGGCAGGCGCGGCGAGGA
It encodes the following:
- a CDS encoding superinfection immunity protein, encoding MIAAGILCLLLYLLPAVIAFNRGHEYRWPIFAINLFVGWSFIGWIVALVWAVMPKGKLS